The genomic segment GAAAGGCCTTCAGTTTCGGATTCTTCACTTTCAATCCAGACTCTTCCTCTATTTCACGAATCGCACATTCCTCAGGCGTCTCTCATTCCTCAAATTTGCCACCCAGACCGTTCCATTTCCCCTTATGCATATCATTCTCCTTCTTGATACGGTGGAGCATCAGGGTCTTGCCGTTGTGGCGGATATAGCAGAGGGTAGCGAGTTTCATAGCTTAAAAAATCCAATTATAGAAATACCCTAGAAGTATAATACAGAATCAAACAAGTCCAAAAAATGTGAGAAGGAGTGGGAGTTTCATCACTTTTTTGAGAATGAGAAATTCGGGCAAGCTCAATCCTACTACTGCCATCATAAAGGCTAACCCTGTTCCGAGAGGGACTCATTTGGCAATCAATGCCTGTATGATGGGTATGACACTGGTTGCATTGGCATACATCGGTATTCAGAGTATAACGGCTATTGGCACAGCAAAAGGAGTATCCTCTGAGATGTACTGTGCGAAAAATCCCTCTGGCACAAATCCATGAATTCATGCGCCAACGGCTACCCCGAGGAGCACATAGGGGAGTATTTTTTTGGTGATCTGGAGTCATTCACGAGAAGATTCTCGCCAAACTTGTTTCCAAGTTTTCTTGGTTATCGCCATTCCAGCATTATGCACAGGCGTTTTCCAGATAAAATCAGCGACATATTTTTCGAGCTTCAATTTTCAGAGAATAAAACCTCCGACCATTCAGAGAACTATCCCCGAAATGGCATAAATGAGCGTTATTTTGAGTCAAAAAATCCCGAGTAGCATCGCCAAAGCGACTTCATTGACCAGTGGTGAAGTAATCAGAAATGAAAAAGTAATGCCGAGCGGAATGCCTCACTTCAAAAAACCGATAAAGAGCGGAATAGATGAGCAACTGCAAAAAGGTGTTATCGCTCCAAAGAGAGAAGCCATAAAATACTCGAGTCCGTAGAGCTTCTTTTTACTCAAGAAATCCCGTATTTTCTCCACAGGGAAAAACACATTCACAAAATTCATCACCTGTGTGATGACAAGCAGCAAAATAACTATCTTAATCGTGTCGTAGACAAAGAAATTCACCGCTCAGGCACTATGAGCCCCCACTGAGAGATGAAGCACTGTATAGGTCAGAAAATCGGCAAATAGCTGTATTGGGTAAAATATGTCCATAATTTATTATTTCTTCTGGCAACAACATCCGCAGCATCTTCCTGTTTTTGTTTCTATTTTTCCTTTCAAGAATCCGAGAATTTCTGAGACCTCATTGAGTTTGCCACTACTTACGACTACTTCATCGATGACCAAAGCGGGTGTTCCCATCACGCCATACGCCATAATATCGGCAATATCGGTGACTTTTTCTACTGTCGCCTCGATTCATGATTGCTCGAGAGCTGTTTTTACATTGGATTCGAGTTGCTGGCATTTTGCGCAGCCAGTTCAGAGGATTTTGATAGTTTTCATACCATAAAAAGTTAATGAATTAAAGGGTATATCTGTCTTCTTGGTTTATTATAAGTTTTGACAAAACAGGGTTTGGAATTGCTCAAAGCACTCGTTCAATCTCCGCATCTCAGATAATACTCTGTAAATAGTGTATGATTATTTCAGGATCTTCGTCTGCTGGAATGGCAAACCGGACACATCATTGTATATCTCCAGTATTTTCTACCAGCACATTTCTCTTTTCATTCAAACAAAATTTACGAATTCTTCATCGCAGCATCACTCCATTGATTGGAGTTTTTTCAGTGCGAATCTCGTAAATGTCCCAGTGTATAAGTTCTTGAAACATAATTAAAAATTTCTTAAAAAGGTAATTTCTTCACGAATCATATCGATTTCTTCTTCTGTTTGAGCGACATTTTCCAGTACGAGAGGTGCTTTGATCCTATCTTTGAAATACTGTAACAACTCTAATACCCATGGCTCGGCATCTCGGCATAAAAAATTGTGATCCCGAACACCTCTACTTAAATGAGACATATGTACCTGGACAATTTGCGACCCAAATCTGTCTATAAAAGACCGCACAGTATCTGCTCATATAGTCAGCGCATGTGCAAAATCAAAATTGAATCCTATGTCGGGATTCTCTTGTAAAATCTGTGCGATTTGATCTGGAGTCGAGCTATCTGGTAATTTATAGTCTTCATTTTCCACGAGGATTTTGAGTCCGTATTTTCTAAAAATATCATAATTTTTTGTCCAACCACTGTGCACGATGATGTGCTTTGCGTTCAGAGTTTTTGAGAGATATTGTAGTTTCTCGAGTACTGAATGACAGAGCTCATTATCGCCATAGGTCATACCAATCCATGGAGCATGGAGAGAGACACATGGAAGTGTCTTCAGATATGCTATAAGTACTTCATCTGGGTCAAAAGAGAGTAAGTATGCAGGATCAGCAATACAAATTTCTATACCATATCACCCCTCGAATAGAGGTTTCATCCTCTGTATCCGAGATGGTTGATCTGGGTAAAATTTGTAGACAAGGCCTGTAGAAATAGCAATCTGGTTTTTCATAGTTGAAATTTATACGTTCATTATAATTTCTTTTACTCTTTTTACCACCTTCTTGGAGGTATTTTATGTGATGGTTTCGGTCATCAATCCCCCCTACCCCCCTTTATCAAGGGGGCATGCACACCATTTCCTTTTCACGG from the Candidatus Gracilibacteria bacterium genome contains:
- a CDS encoding permease gives rise to the protein MDIFYPIQLFADFLTYTVLHLSVGAHSAGAVNFFVYDTIKIVILLLVITQVMNFVNVFFPVEKIRDFLSKKKLYGLEYFMASLFGAITPFCSCSSIPLFIGFLKGGIPLGITFSFLITSPLVNEVALAMLLGIFGLKITLIYAISGIVLGMVGGFILGKLKLEKYVADFIWKTPVHNAGMAITKKTWKQVWRESSREGLQITKKILPYVLLGVAVGAGIHGFVPEGFFAQYISEDTPFAVPIAVILGIPMYANATSVIPIIQALIAKGVPLGTGLAFMMAVVGLSLPEFLILKKVMKLPLLLTFFGLVGFCIILLGYFYNWIF
- a CDS encoding thioredoxin family protein, encoding MKTIKILGTGCAKCQQLESNVKTALEQSGIEATVEKVTDIADIMAYGVMGTPALVIDEVVVSSGKLNEVSEILGFLKGKIETKTGRCCGCCCQKK
- a CDS encoding TIM barrel protein, with protein sequence MKNQIAISTGLVYKFYPDQPSRIQRMKPLFEGGYGIEICIADPAYLLSFDPDEVLIAYLKTLPCVSLHAPWIGMTYGDNELCHSVLEKLQYLSKTLNAKHIIVHSGWTKNYDIFRKYGLKILVENEDYKLPDSSTPDQIAQILQENPDIGFNFDFAHALTIGADTVRSFIDRFGSQIVQVHMSHLSRGVRDHNFLCRDAEPWVLELLQYFKDRIKAPLVLENVAQTEEEIDMIREEITFLRNF